From the Candidatus Binatia bacterium genome, one window contains:
- a CDS encoding thioredoxin domain-containing protein, whose protein sequence is MKKILPVLLLALTGLGVSIVAEAVHLRLVANPNYASFCNINANVNCDVVMGSRYAELVGVSVALWAILYYLVLIGLAAAFVGAARASFREKLATVGLLLASWGLLFSSYMAVIAFGVLHTVCVMCSGLYLVNIGMFPAAWRLRSQLQTSSRQQAAKRRKQDRLVLVGVAIAALVLLAIGSWEAFGRGVRPSDAAAIARLRPDFYRWYMALPVMRVPLDGGQSRGNADATVTIVEFSDFECGHCAKFHASLDSVLHRRGQDIRVVFHHFPLDSECNPKVSAQLHRDACLAAVGSECAAEQGKFWPYHDILFDNQQRLGRQGLIEFATRLGFDVPRFVACLDSPAPRARVEQDVNEAAALGIDSTPTVFINGRLVKGALEPDLLSDAVTLAQSASRSQ, encoded by the coding sequence TTGAAAAAGATCCTCCCGGTCCTGCTACTCGCACTGACCGGATTAGGTGTCAGTATCGTCGCCGAGGCTGTTCACCTCCGGCTCGTCGCTAATCCCAACTACGCGAGCTTTTGCAACATCAACGCCAACGTCAATTGTGACGTCGTAATGGGTAGTCGGTATGCAGAGCTCGTCGGTGTCTCGGTCGCACTGTGGGCGATCCTCTACTACCTGGTACTCATTGGTCTGGCGGCGGCTTTCGTTGGTGCGGCTCGTGCCAGTTTCCGTGAGAAGCTCGCAACGGTCGGGCTCTTGCTAGCCAGCTGGGGTCTGCTCTTCTCGAGCTACATGGCAGTGATCGCGTTCGGCGTCCTGCATACGGTCTGCGTCATGTGCTCTGGTCTATACCTCGTCAATATTGGAATGTTTCCCGCCGCTTGGCGGTTGCGCTCTCAATTGCAGACATCCAGCCGCCAACAGGCGGCGAAGCGTCGCAAGCAAGACCGACTCGTGCTCGTCGGGGTTGCCATTGCCGCGCTGGTCCTGCTTGCTATCGGAAGCTGGGAAGCTTTCGGTCGCGGCGTGCGCCCGTCGGACGCTGCGGCCATCGCGCGCCTGCGTCCTGACTTCTATCGCTGGTATATGGCCCTGCCCGTCATGCGTGTACCCCTCGACGGTGGCCAATCGCGCGGGAACGCTGATGCGACCGTGACCATCGTAGAGTTCTCCGATTTTGAGTGCGGTCATTGCGCCAAGTTTCATGCCAGCTTGGATAGCGTCCTGCATCGCCGTGGGCAGGACATCCGTGTCGTGTTTCATCATTTTCCGTTAGACTCCGAGTGTAATCCCAAAGTGAGTGCTCAGTTGCACCGCGATGCTTGCCTGGCAGCGGTAGGTTCCGAATGCGCCGCCGAGCAAGGAAAGTTCTGGCCGTATCACGACATTCTGTTTGACAACCAACAACGACTCGGACGACAGGGGTTAATCGAGTTCGCGACCCGACTCGGATTTGACGTCCCTCGCTTCGTGGCATGCCTCGATAGTCCAGCACCGCGAGCGCGGGTGGAACAAGACGTCAATGAAGCCGCGGCGCTCGGCATCGACTCCACACCGACGGTGTTCATCAACGGCCGATTGGTGAAAGGCGCGCTCGAGCCAGATCTGCTCAGCGACGCGGTAACGTTAGCGCAATCAGCTTCTCGGTCGCAGTGA
- the truB gene encoding tRNA pseudouridine(55) synthase TruB — MMGLDGLLIVDKPEGMTSADVVRIIKRRVGSKTGHLGTLDPFASGVLPVCIGEGTKIAQFLNFAGKEYTGLIGLGQETDTGDPTGTVTVTAPVPDITPERLAETARQFCGELVQTPPMYSAIKHHGTPLYKLARQGIAIERQPRRVHIEDLRLSRHSDGTIAFAVSCSKGTYIRVLAQQIGTSLGTVACLQALRRTKFGPFGLDQAITLEALDRAELPLLGLRQALPQLREIRIDAEAAQRARQGYEPVLGTIASGERDEAVKLVGPDDELAAVVIADRFGRWRFGRVFARH; from the coding sequence ATGATGGGTCTGGACGGCCTGCTGATCGTCGATAAGCCCGAAGGCATGACCTCGGCCGACGTCGTGCGTATCATCAAGCGGCGCGTGGGGAGCAAGACCGGCCACCTTGGCACGCTCGACCCCTTCGCCAGCGGCGTTCTGCCGGTGTGCATTGGTGAAGGAACCAAGATCGCGCAGTTCCTCAATTTCGCAGGCAAAGAATACACCGGCCTCATCGGACTCGGCCAGGAAACCGACACCGGCGATCCGACCGGGACAGTAACGGTGACCGCACCCGTACCGGACATCACGCCGGAGCGGCTGGCCGAAACGGCGAGGCAATTTTGCGGCGAACTCGTACAGACTCCGCCGATGTATTCCGCCATCAAACACCACGGCACGCCGCTGTATAAGCTGGCTCGGCAGGGCATTGCCATTGAGCGCCAGCCGCGCCGGGTTCATATCGAAGATCTGCGCTTGAGCCGCCACAGCGACGGCACAATCGCCTTCGCGGTATCGTGCTCCAAAGGCACCTACATCCGCGTGCTGGCGCAGCAGATCGGTACGTCACTCGGCACGGTCGCCTGTCTGCAGGCCCTGCGGCGGACGAAATTCGGACCCTTCGGCCTGGACCAAGCGATCACGCTGGAGGCCCTCGACCGGGCCGAATTGCCGCTGCTTGGGTTGCGCCAAGCGCTGCCGCAGCTGCGTGAAATCCGCATCGATGCCGAGGCGGCGCAGCGCGCCCGGCAGGGTTATGAACCGGTGCTCGGCACTATCGCATCCGGCGAGCGGGACGAAGCCGTGAAGCTGGTCGGGCCCGACGATGAGTTAGCGGCGGTAGTCATTGCGGACCGGTTCGGGCGTTGGCGCTTCGGCCGAGTTTTTGCGCGACATTAA
- the rbfA gene encoding 30S ribosome-binding factor RbfA: MSVRRAERVGEAVREVIADMLLRDIKDPRVGMITLTVVELTDDLKHGKVYFSCVGDEAARQRSLDGLRSAAGFIRAQVTRRLKLRHAPGFTFLFDPTLEVASRLASLLKDATPQDE; encoded by the coding sequence ATGAGCGTGCGGCGGGCAGAGCGTGTCGGGGAAGCCGTACGGGAAGTGATTGCCGACATGTTGTTGCGCGACATCAAGGACCCCCGCGTCGGTATGATTACCCTGACGGTGGTGGAATTGACCGATGACCTCAAGCACGGGAAGGTTTACTTCAGTTGCGTCGGCGATGAAGCGGCGCGCCAGCGTTCGCTCGACGGGTTGCGCAGCGCCGCCGGGTTCATCAGGGCGCAGGTGACGCGCCGGCTGAAGCTACGGCACGCCCCTGGCTTCACCTTCCTTTTCGATCCCACCCTTGAAGTCGCCAGCCGCCTCGCGAGCTTGCTGAAAGATGCCACGCCCCAGGACGAATGA